The DNA window AGAAGTTCGCCGATGGGTATTCCAAAGTATCGCAAAGACGAAACCACGGTATAATTTCCCATCGTCCCGTCTATCGCTAGAGTCTATTCGTTGCCTCGGGAGATAGGTGGCGAATCCCCCCGATGCTACCACCAAGCTTCGGCGCTCCCTCCATCCGGAGCTCTGCGGGTCCACGACCCGCCCGACCGCCCAGCAGCCGCTGGGCGGTCCTTCGTATAGGTGGACCACGTATCGAACGGGCGGGCGATGGCCGCTCGTTGTTGGGACGATCAGGCGAGATGTGATAAGGTGGGGGAGTGGTCGCGGTTCGTCATATATGCTCACCCTGGCCAAATTGACTGGAAGGATCTCCGAACCGAAAGTGGCGGTGCCAGATGCGCCACTCGAGATGACGAAGTCGGCAAGCAGGCACATGTTCTTTCTTCGGCGTTGGTGGAGATGGGAGTTTGGAGGTTCTTTGGGAGGACGGTGATCGCGTGTTCCACCGGGAATGGCGCCGGGGTACCGACGGCAAGCTGAACCCGGTGCTGGTCGTCCTTTCGGCCCTCGAGTACCCGACACCTTCAAGCTTAGGCCACCTCGACCATGAATATGGATTGAAGGACGAACTTGATGGTGCATGGGCGGCGCGACCGCTTGAGTTGGTGCGCGAAGGCGGCCGGACCATGCTGGTGCTCGAAGACGCGGGCAGCGAGCCGCTCGCCCGGCTGCTCGGGAAGGCAATGGAAACGGAGCTTTTCTTGCGCCTCGCGATCGGCATCGCCGCTGCGCTCGGCAAGGTCCACCAACGCGGTCTCGTCCACAAGGACATCAAACCCGCCAATATCCTGGTAGCGGGCACGGGCGTCGAGGTGCGGCTAACCGGCTTCGGAATCGCCTCGCGCCTCTCCCGCGAGCGGCAGGCCCTCGAGCCGCCCGAAGTGGTCGCCGGAACGCTTGCCTACATGGCCCCAGAACAGACCGGGCGCATGAACCGCTCGATCGATTCCCGCAGCGACCTTTATGCGCTCGGCGTGACGCTCTACGAAATGCTTACCGGGAGCCTGCCCTTTTCCGCCTCCGATCCGATGGAATGGGTCCATTGCCATGTCGCACGGCAGCCGACACCGCCCAACGAGAGGGTGGTGAATGTTTCACCGGCGGTCTCGGCCATCGTCATGAAGCTGCTCGCTAAGACGGCCGAGGAACGATACCAGACGGCAGGCGGCGTCGAGCACGATCTGAGCCGCTGTCTCAGCCAATGGGAAATGCAGTGCCCGACTGACGCATTCCCGCTCGGCGAACGCGATATCCCCGACCGCCTGCTGATTCCCGAGAAGCTCTACGGGCGGGACGACGAGGTCGAGACCTTGCTCACCGCCTTCGAACGCGTGGTGTCGAGCGGGGCGCCGGAGTTGGTGTTGGTCTCTGGCTATTCCGGCATCGGCAAGTCGGCGGTGGTCAATGAACTCCACAAAGTTCTGGTGCCGCCGCACGGCCTGTTCGCGTCCGGCAAGTTCGATCAGTACAAGCGCGACATTCCGTATGCGACCCTGGCACAGGCGTTCCAAAGCCTTATCCGAGGACTTCTCGCGAAGAGCGACGCCGATCTGGCACCCTGGCGCGAGACGCTGATAGAGACTCTGGGACCGAACGGACGGCTGATGGTCGATCTCGTCCCCGAACTGAAGCTCATCATCGGCGACCAGCCGCCGGTGGCTGACCTTCCGCCATCGGAGGCGCAACGGCGATTTGAGCTCGTGCTGCGGCGGTTCATTGGTGTCTTCGCCCAGCCGGAGCATCCGCTGGCACTGTTCCTGGATGACCTGCAGTGGCTTGACACAGCGACGCTCGATCTGCTGGAAGATCTCTTGACCCGGCCGGATCTACAATACCTGATGCTGGTTGGTGCCTATCGCGACAACGAAATAACCGCCGCCCATCCGCTGATGCGGAAACTTCACGCGATCAAAAGCGCCGGCGGCAAGGTCGCGGAGATCACGCTTGCGCCGCTTACCAAAGGCTGTCTCCAGCACTTGATCGCGGATGCGCTCTACTGTCAGCCCGACCGTGCAGACCCGCTCGTGCAAATGATGCACGACAAGACTGGCGGCAATCCGTTCTTCGTCCGTCAGTTTCTATTTTCGCTCGCCGAAGAGGGAATGCTCACCTTCGATCATGACGCGGCATGCTGGTCCTGGGATCTCGAGCGCATTCACGCCAAGGGATACACCGACAACGTCGTGCACCTTATGGTCGGCAAGCTCGCGCGCCAGCCACTCGAAACGCGGGAGGCGTTGCAGCAGTTGGCCTGTCTTGGAAACATCGCTGATACCACGATGCTTTCACTCGTCCTCGGGATCCCGGAAGAGCAAGTCGCCGGGGCCTTGTGGCCCGCCGTCGCTCATGAGCTACTCGAGCGGCTGCCGGACGCCTACCGGTTCGTCCACGATCGCGTTCAGGAGGCCGCCTATTCGCTGATCCCGGAGGAGCGACGCGGCGAGTTGCACCTACGCATAGGCAGACTGCTTGCGGCGAACACCGCGCCGGGGTTGATCGACGATTATGTTTTCGAGATTGTCAGCCAGCTCAATCGGGGAGCCGCACTGATCAAGTCAACCGAGGAGCGCGAGCAACTGGCCGAGTTCAATCTGCTGGCTGGCAAGCGCGCCGAGGCGTCGACGGCATACGCCTCTGCGCTCAACTATTTTGTCGCCGGCACGAAGCTGCTGCCCGAAGACGCCTGGGAGCGCCGGCCCAATCTGACCTTCGCGCTTGAGCTGAACCGAGCCGAATGCGAGTTCCACCTGGGCGCGCTGCCGGACGCGGAGGAGCGGCTGGCTCAGCTTTCCAATCATGCTCTCTGCTGCGACGACCAGGCTGCTGTCGCCGGCCTGCGCATCGATCTCTATGCGGCGCTCGGTCAGACCAATCGATCCGCGGCGGTCGGTCTCGACTATCTCAGGCAGCATCTCGCCATTGACTGGTCGCCGCATCCGGCCGACGAGGAGGTGCAGCGAGAATATGACCGGATATGGTCGGGGCTCGGGAGCCACGCCATCGAGGAGCTCATTGATCTTCCGTTGATGAGCGACCCAGCATCCTCCGCGACCCTGGATATTCTCACGCGGCTCGTTGGGGCGGTATGGCATACGGATGCGAATCTGGCCTGCATGGCAATCTGCCTAGCTGTGAACCTGAGCCTCGAGCGGGGTAACAGCGACGGCTCCTGCTACCATTATGTGTCGCTTGGCTACATTGCCGGGCCGCGCTTTGGCGACTATGAGGCCGGATTTCGGTTCGGTCAGCTAGGCTGCCATCTCGTCGAAAAGCACGACCTGAACCGCTTTCAGGCCAGGACTTACAAAGACTTCGGGGCTCACGTCATACCGTGGACGAGACATGTCCGGACCGGCCGCGACATCTTGCGGCGCGCGCTTGACATCGCCAACCAGAGCGGCGATCTCACGTTCGCCGGATACAGCCATGTTAGTTTGAACTCGAACCTGCTGGCGGCTGGCGATCCGCTTATCGACGTGCAACAGCAAGCAGAGATTGGCCTCGCGTTCGCGCGCGAGGTGCGGTTCCAGTTCGTTGAAGACCTCGCCAGCGCGCAGCTCGGACTCGTCCGGACACTGCGCGGGTTGACACGGAAATTCGGCTCCTTTGACGACGACGGATTTGACGAAGGTGAGATCGAACGCCGGTTTTCCGAAAATCCGAATCTTGCGGAAACCTGCTACTTCGTCAGAAAACTGCAGGCGCGGTTCTTCGCGGGCGACCATGAGGCGGCCGTGGATGCCTCATTGCGGGCACAGAGACTGCCATGGACATCGGTGTCGCATTTCGAAGAAACGCCGGAGCATCATTTCTACGGCGCCTTGGCGCGCGCCGCATGCTGCGACTCTGCCGCAGCTGACCAGCGGGCCTGGCATACGGAGGCGCTGCTCGCCCACCACCGACAGCTTGAAATCTACGCGAAGAATTGCCCGGAGAACTTCGAGAACCGAGCCGGGCTGGTCGGCGCCGAGATAGCACGCCTTGAAGGCCGCGATATCGACGCGGCGCGCCTTTACGAACAAGCTATCCGCTCGGCGCGCGCAAACGGCTTCGTTCATCATGAAGCCCTCGCATATGAACTCGCCGCCCGCTTTTATGCGCGAGGACGCTTCGAGGACTTCACTCGTCTTTATCTCCGCAACGCGCGTGGCTGCTATCTGCGCTGGGGTGCCGACGGCAAGGTGCGGCAACTCGACCAACTCTATCCCGACTTGAGAGGGGAAGAACGTGCTCCCGCTCCAACGAGCACTATTGGTGCACCGGTCGAACAACTCGATCTCGCGACCGTTATCAAAATCTCGCAAGCCGTGTCGGGCGAGATTGTTCTTCAAAAGCTGATCGACACGGTCTTGCGCACAGCCGTTGAGCAGGCGGGCGCCGAGCGCGGCTTGTTGATCCTGCCGCGTGGCGGTGAGTCACGGATCACCGCGGAGGCCACGACGGGCGGCGAAACGGTGGTGGTGCGGATGCGTGACGAGATCGTGACAGGGACAACCCTGCCGCAATCGCTCCTTCATTATGTCTTGCGCACAAACGAAAGCGTCGTACTCGACGACGCCATGGCTCAGAATCCATTCTCCGCGGACCCTTACATTTGTCACCACCGTGCTCGTTCCATTCTCTGTGTTCCGTTGCTCAATCAGGGCCAACTTGCCGGGGTACTCTATCTTGAGAACAACCTCGCCCCTCGGGTCTTCGCGCCGACCCGGATCGTAGTGCTGAAGCTGCTCGCCTCTCAGGCAGCGATCTCACTGGAGAATACCCGGCTGTACCGCGATCTCGATGAACGCGAAGCCAAGATCAGTCGCCTCGTCAAGGCCAACATCATCGGGATCGTCATCTGGGATATCGAAGGTCGCATCCTTGAGGCCAACGACGCGTTCCTCCGCATGGTGGGATACGACCGAGAGGATCTTGCCTCGGGTCGGCTATGCTGGACGGACCTGACGCCGGCCGAATGGCGCGACCGCGATGCTCGGAACGTCGCGGAGTTAAAGGCGATCGGGTCGGTCCAACCGTTCGAGAAGGAGTACTTTCGGAAAGACGGCAGCCGTCTACCCGTGCTGATGGGCGGTGCTCTTTTAGAAGAAAGCAGGAACGAAGGTGTCTCTTTCGTCCTCGATTTGACGGAGCGCCGGCAGGCCGAAGAGGCGTTACGGGAGAGCGAGGAGGCCTTGCGCGAAGCGCTGGTGCAACTGGCCCACGTTAACCGCGTCGCCACGATGGGGCAGCTCACAGCCTCCATCGCCCATGAAGTCAATCAGCCGCTCGCCGCGTCGCTCACCAACGCCCAGGCGGCCTTGCGCTGGCTCGCTACCCGTCCGCCGAACCTGGAGGAGGTGACTCAGGCGCTCGACCGGATTGTCGAGAACGCCAATCGAGCCGGCGATGTCATTGGCCGGATCCGTGCCTTGGTCAAGAAGGAACCCACTCGCAAGGGGCAATTCGACCTCAACGAGGCCATTCGTCACGTGATTGCCTTGACCGGCAATGAAGTGCTCCGACAAGGCGTCACGC is part of the Rhizobium leguminosarum bv. trifolii WSM1325 genome and encodes:
- a CDS encoding multi-sensor signal transduction multi-kinase (KEGG: bpy:Bphyt_2428 PAS sensor protein~TIGRFAM: PAS sensor protein~PFAM: ATP-binding region ATPase domain protein; GAF domain protein; tyrosine protein kinase; PAS fold-3 domain protein; PAS fold domain protein; histidine kinase A domain protein~SMART: ATP-binding region ATPase domain protein; GAF domain protein; serine/threonine protein kinase; histidine kinase A domain protein; PAS domain containing protein); amino-acid sequence: MEVLWEDGDRVFHREWRRGTDGKLNPVLVVLSALEYPTPSSLGHLDHEYGLKDELDGAWAARPLELVREGGRTMLVLEDAGSEPLARLLGKAMETELFLRLAIGIAAALGKVHQRGLVHKDIKPANILVAGTGVEVRLTGFGIASRLSRERQALEPPEVVAGTLAYMAPEQTGRMNRSIDSRSDLYALGVTLYEMLTGSLPFSASDPMEWVHCHVARQPTPPNERVVNVSPAVSAIVMKLLAKTAEERYQTAGGVEHDLSRCLSQWEMQCPTDAFPLGERDIPDRLLIPEKLYGRDDEVETLLTAFERVVSSGAPELVLVSGYSGIGKSAVVNELHKVLVPPHGLFASGKFDQYKRDIPYATLAQAFQSLIRGLLAKSDADLAPWRETLIETLGPNGRLMVDLVPELKLIIGDQPPVADLPPSEAQRRFELVLRRFIGVFAQPEHPLALFLDDLQWLDTATLDLLEDLLTRPDLQYLMLVGAYRDNEITAAHPLMRKLHAIKSAGGKVAEITLAPLTKGCLQHLIADALYCQPDRADPLVQMMHDKTGGNPFFVRQFLFSLAEEGMLTFDHDAACWSWDLERIHAKGYTDNVVHLMVGKLARQPLETREALQQLACLGNIADTTMLSLVLGIPEEQVAGALWPAVAHELLERLPDAYRFVHDRVQEAAYSLIPEERRGELHLRIGRLLAANTAPGLIDDYVFEIVSQLNRGAALIKSTEEREQLAEFNLLAGKRAEASTAYASALNYFVAGTKLLPEDAWERRPNLTFALELNRAECEFHLGALPDAEERLAQLSNHALCCDDQAAVAGLRIDLYAALGQTNRSAAVGLDYLRQHLAIDWSPHPADEEVQREYDRIWSGLGSHAIEELIDLPLMSDPASSATLDILTRLVGAVWHTDANLACMAICLAVNLSLERGNSDGSCYHYVSLGYIAGPRFGDYEAGFRFGQLGCHLVEKHDLNRFQARTYKDFGAHVIPWTRHVRTGRDILRRALDIANQSGDLTFAGYSHVSLNSNLLAAGDPLIDVQQQAEIGLAFAREVRFQFVEDLASAQLGLVRTLRGLTRKFGSFDDDGFDEGEIERRFSENPNLAETCYFVRKLQARFFAGDHEAAVDASLRAQRLPWTSVSHFEETPEHHFYGALARAACCDSAAADQRAWHTEALLAHHRQLEIYAKNCPENFENRAGLVGAEIARLEGRDIDAARLYEQAIRSARANGFVHHEALAYELAARFYARGRFEDFTRLYLRNARGCYLRWGADGKVRQLDQLYPDLRGEERAPAPTSTIGAPVEQLDLATVIKISQAVSGEIVLQKLIDTVLRTAVEQAGAERGLLILPRGGESRITAEATTGGETVVVRMRDEIVTGTTLPQSLLHYVLRTNESVVLDDAMAQNPFSADPYICHHRARSILCVPLLNQGQLAGVLYLENNLAPRVFAPTRIVVLKLLASQAAISLENTRLYRDLDEREAKISRLVKANIIGIVIWDIEGRILEANDAFLRMVGYDREDLASGRLCWTDLTPAEWRDRDARNVAELKAIGSVQPFEKEYFRKDGSRLPVLMGGALLEESRNEGVSFVLDLTERRQAEEALRESEEALREALVQLAHVNRVATMGQLTASIAHEVNQPLAASLTNAQAALRWLATRPPNLEEVTQALDRIVENANRAGDVIGRIRALVKKEPTRKGQFDLNEAIRHVIALTGNEVLRQGVTLRTQFATSLPSVEGDRVQLQQVILNLIMNAIEAMIGLNEEERDLLISTGTEASGGVVVGVRDSGPGLDPQSMDCIFEAFYTTKSSGMGMGLAISRSIIEAHGGRMWATANGPRGAAFLFTLPLERDETPGATHTDQIAMFGK